The Episyrphus balteatus chromosome 3, idEpiBalt1.1, whole genome shotgun sequence genome segment aaattaataataacaaaagtcaaaaaagaaacaaaaaaagaacgaacaaaaaaatctttgattGTATCTCATGAGAAGTGAATTGTAATCTATGCAAATGAATGAGATCAGTGTCACTCAATTAGAggtcaataataaaaattgatacGATACGATTGTTATGCAACATCCGAATATACGTAAACTCCAATGTCTGTCCGATAACGATAGATCTGCTCTGAAAAGGCGTAGTAGACCAGATCCATCGCATATTGAGTTTAATTGATTGTGTGGGTATAGTCATAAGTCTTACCAATTAacggcatacaaaaaaaaaaaaaaaaaaaacaaaacaaaaaaatgtacaaacgaCACTCAGTTGTATGTAATATTTGCTTTTATTACCCAAGGTAATGAAGGAATTTAATTATTGtaaattataagaaatcaaTATTCATACCAAAGAAATgtgcaaaagtgtaaacaaaaatgtaaaaatcaaatttttgatctTTGATGGGATCATGTGAATCTTTAAGAAAGAGAAAGACGGAAGTTTTAAAAGGAAAACCCTGAAATATTGGACATAtcttttaaaactatttaattaaaatttttaaatgacattcaACATCATCAGAGTTGttgttaattaaaacaaaaagaaattggTGGTATTAGATTAGGTAGATGTATATTGATTAACCTAAATGAAATTTGAtagttttatacaaaagcaatGTTCAGAAACTATCAAACTAAAAATGAGGCTGAAATCTGTAAAtcaaattgttaaaattaagaaatctcGCATAAAAATAGGCAAGTTGTGtattttgatcattttttttttttaatcattaggTACTAACGGTATATTTCCCATAGAACCGCTTTTTTCCGACTTTCTCCCAAACgactagtttaatttttttcatacaatagctttcaaatatcaattaaaagcaaaattttcaaccgacaaatttttgtatctaaaaataattcaattttctttttttttaatatcaattttttttaaggatattgagttttatttgaattttattgaatttatggTTGAaggttttaattaataaataattgctTCAAAATGACGtaccaaattgtttaaattttattttattttaaacagctctaacgattttgattttttccctaaaaatgcatcttaataaaacaaatcaggttccatatttttttttttttgatcgaaaattcatttgaaagcgatttttattcttttttatttattaaatatttacatctaccaaatttttataacaaagtTTTAAAAGCAACTTGAAGAATATTGGTTCAGGAAAGTTCTATGCAAATTCGTTATACGGGAatgaaaagtaataaaaatctgattttCACCTGAACCGTGGTTGTAAAaagatcaatttaaaaaatgcatttgcaattaaagaaaaaatattgcattaaaaaaacgaaacgaagtaagtcattttatttttttgaataaaaaaaaaataattttttttttaattgttaaaagatttttaaaaacataattttttgtgcacaaaaaatttgaaacattaaaaaaaaaatgttatgccgttatgaaaaaaaaaaaacaattttgataattgtttttgtattggaaagctggtgcttACAGTGCATtccaatttcgttcagttctggctatagaaactatgacaaaaaccataaaacccagttttgatccatggaagtcggtttagttttttttttcttttttgataaaatgattatgattaaaaaattgttttaaaaatttgaaaaattaagaataCTAAAACTttttcctacaaaaaattcgttgaaatcggtttaTTCCTTTACGTCAGGCACCTGtaaagaaaacggttctatggcagattCTGTTAACAACagttcaaaaatctaaaatcgcCCAAAACTCTTAGTTAGCAGGTTTGAAACAAAGTACTTTGGGCCGTATCTTGAGATCAatttccatcatcgtaatgtcatgtctcgagttcgattttttttttcaaatcctgaACTCTATATCGCaattaaaaatgattgtttaagttttaaagcTCTTTTTCAATGTAACGTTACAATCCAAGAATCTAAATAGTCTTTTgggaattcattaaaaaaaaaaaagtttaattagtttataccaatcagaTATATGACAGATAAAGGTCTTTCcattcaaaaataattacttattatccatatttttttctttgaatataaGAAACAGAAAATAACTTTACTTTTGGTAGCATTTTTCCATCTGTGGAATGGTATAAACTAGTGTAACacatctaatatttttttttttcaattggtataaatctaaaaagtctacCTCAAATATTTCAgctaattcttttttgtttctaatttttcttattATAGAGAATGCGATGATGAAATTCCGGAACCGATTCAAGTTCTCGATGAAATTTTATCAGAATTTGAAGAACCAGAATCGCTACCGCTGATACAGGATCAAGGTAGTCCATTGCAAGGTAATCAATCTGAAGATGATGGATACATGAGCATGAATGGAAGACGGTAAtctaatttacttttttttaaaaaacttttcaatcaataaaaatattataaattgaaggACAACGAAGGTGTCAACGCCTCCAGAGCAGCAAAAATTTGGGCCTGTAGTCGAATCGAATGATAGTGGACATTGTGAAAGCATTGATATTCCAGAAAATCATGATAATAAAATGCCAAACAATGagttagttttaaatttaaaaaaaaaaaaaataattacaagaAATGGTgtctaaattaataaaattttgtatcatcAGTTCAAAAGGTgaagaagaagacgaagaaTTGGTGGAAGAAAAAGAACCAGCACCATCTTCTCCAGTGGAATCgagtgaaaataataatttcaccACAACCACACCCACTGTACCAGCAACTGTGATGGTCAATACAAATGGCGATGAGAATAATATAGCTAAAACGAGTCCTGTTAAAGTCACTAGTCAAGAAAAACTACCCAGCGAGCCAAGCATCAGCCAAACAACTCTGGTAAGCtccttactttattttatacatatattcccGTTTCTTcataatgaaatttaaattttacagccAAAAGTACGAACTGCAGCATGTATTCCATCCAAATATTCAAGTCTTCCATGCTCAGGAGCTCATAAATTGGGTGACCGAGCGATATCGAGTGGCAGTTTTGATGGTGAGCGAAATGCTCTTGGTATTGATATAAGTGCTGTGCACAATGCTGTTATACGCGGTGGAGTTGCCAGAATTCCAGGtaaatcccttacaaaaaacaaaatttaaatggtataaacttgtctaaatttatttattttttaatttaagaaactaTTGTTAATGAACATCCAGTAACAATATATCCAGGAAGAGCATCTCCACCACGAAGTCGAGTACCACCACGTACTCTAGCAAGCTCTGTCGAAAAACATCGAGAAGTTTGTCGAAATGCACAACAATTTTCGAACTCGAATGATGTCGATATATTTGTGACAAATATTCCAACAAATACTTCTCCCCTTAAGCGCCTTTTTGCAGCCACATCACCATTATGCCCAAATCGCAGAGTTGGAGATCGTGCTGGTGCTGGTAGTGATGAATTATTATTAGCGAATTCTTCGCCGAGTTTCGAAAATCAACAACGAATTATCATCACCGATTCGTTGAAGAATTTCGCCAAAGTCGAAAGTAGTATCGCTTTGAAATCGTCCAATAATAATGCTTTCAATGACAAACGACGACGTAACCATGAAAGTTCTACTGATGAAGAATTCTCAGATGATTCGTTGGAAGATCAATCATTACCACCACCACCAGCGCCACCTACTGTACCGCCAACACCATCTCTATCGGCACCAGCAACACCAAGAAAACGAACAAGTATATCGTGGGAAATTAATTTAGATGAAGTTGATGATGCAGGAAATAATATATTTGGTAGTAAACATAAATCAAATAGTAAACTTAATAAAAAGCCTGGAAACAGAGAAAGACCAGAATTTACCAGCGCAGCTGTATTTAAGCCTGTGGTAagaaattcttatttttgttttcttatatttttcacTAATTTAATTTGATTCATAGATTGAAAGAAATAGCACAAGTATTTCCGAATCAAGTGTCACATCAACCAGTGATAATGGTCAAGAACCACTTGAAGCTGCCCAACATCAAGTGCAAGTTTGTAGTACCGAAGATGAGGCTACGTCAATTTATTCCGATGCCGAAGACATATTACCGGTATTTCCGGCTAATATGGTCGGAAAGGGAACATTTATTATACGAAAAGGGCGAAAAGAACGTCAACAATTGCCTGAATTATTTGCCATAAAATCAACATCGATGCATTCAAATTTAAGTCCGGAATGTAAtaattcatcatcatcaaattATAATAGCCAAAGCCTTATGATACCAAATTCAAGACATAGCATAGATTTAGGTATGTCGTCAACGTCGCATAATCATTCGATTTCTAGAGGTGGAGAACAAATTAGATTGTCACCGAGgtattttataatgttttttgattgttttttggaattttgcttaattttatcaatttttgtttacctaGATCACGGTTATCATTAGATTTAGGATCACCTACGTATGAATCAACAAATCAACATCAACATTTTTCtggtaatttaaacaaaaatatgtccgcaaaaacaatttgtttgagttttcgaattcgaatttttgatcattatcttttttttttgactcaaaattgaaattttcgaaaatcaaatgaaatcatttttgttattgttattttcaaaatttctaagttcgatttttcattttcgaattcaaagttttctaagttaaaatttttgaaaaattttcgataGTCAAATGAtttcttcttattttgtttttaaaattctttttttttccaatttttggtaATTCTTATGTTCgaactttttttagtttgaattaaaaaaaaaatgataaaatgattaaaaagtTAGTACATTTAttcgaaattaaaattattgaatcCAAATTTTGGACAGCAAATTTCgttagtttgaatttttttttgaaatggaatttttggttTCGAACATTTCttcagttaaaatttcaaaaattcgaaaTCCAAATTCCTTCAGTTACTATTTCAACAATTCgaacattaaaattttcgaattttttttaagttcgaaaTTTACATTATTcggtttcaatttatttataattatttaactaTTTGTTAACTAGAAAACCGGCCTACatttagtaaaactgcatcatttgAACATCCCTCACAATTATTACAACGTCCAACTGATTACAATAAAATCGAAAAGGACACAAAATCGACGAAAAATGGTAGTGAAGGGTGCCTTAACAACATGGAAAATAATGGAAATAATTATTCGTCTGGATTTTTCTCACTAAGCAATAGCAATCCAAATGTTTCATCATCTTCGATAATGCGACAGCAAGCTGGTTCaggtaataataaataaattttatttcatttcgaaaCTCTAAGActgaaaactgtttttattaTTCGAAATTATTTCACTTCATAAATTTCCGAAATGTGTtcagtattaaatttttttttcgtttatataaTACGAgtacattaataaaattttaagaacaaGAATCAACTTCGAAAAATAGTTCACTTCgggtttttttcaacatttttgttgGCTTTAAGTGCGagtatttcaaattttattaaagacataatttcgagattcgaacaaaaaaacatctcccattatttttgaagttattcgTTTCGACtcttattttaagttttgtatttgaattaaataatttttaaattttaataattttaaatattcgaAGAAGAAATTTTTCGAAACTAGAACATTcgaattagaaaaactttaatGCGTTCGGAGCTAGGAAGCTATAAGAATGTTCAGGGCCACCCATAAGTTGTATGAGGGATCTTTAAATGTTcacttgtatttttttcaaaactttgtttATGATTTTGCTTTTCAcagttctaaatttttaacaattttttttgttgcgaaAACAGGCGATCTTCATGCTTCAAATGCTACAACACCACGTCGTGAATTGGCTCCACCATTAGAAGAAGACGAAGAACAATATAGTGAATCTCAATCTGGCTGTGCCCCATTGCGtcaaatagaaaataatattaGTGCGTTATTGCGTGGTGATATATCTGTTGCCCGGGTAGGTGATATAACACAACAACGCCGTTCTCTGGGCTTCCGACCTGGTGTACATAAATCAGAAAGTGCCAAGGAGATGCTTTTGTCACAGAATGCATTTGGTCCGTTGCCGCCAACGCCAACTTCGTCCAGTCCAGAGTTGGTGGttagtttgttaattttttagtcttctttaagttttttttgtattaatttgatgttttttttttaaggactctGATGGCCTTCCTCCATTGCCGCCCTCACCTACCGATGTCGAAGATAATATGGATTCTGATCATATAACTTCTGGGATTCATGATATGAAATTACATTCGAAACCTAATCATTTTGGTAAATACACACCAGATGatcaaacaacaataacaacaacaacaacaacaacaactgcacCACAACCACCTGCTATTCCTCCGCATCGTAGCCCAATGCCATCGAATACAATGAAAGCTCGTTCTATGGATGGTGGTTATTCGAAAAAATGTGGCAAAAGTTACGGACATGGAAGCATACCGGGCACATTGCCATGTGAGATGCCAGTTTGTGGATCGACTAAAAGGAATTTGCCTGGTTCATATTCGAGAAGAACACCCCCAACTCAAACAACACCAAGAGAAGAGAGTCGTTTACAAACTTCTTGTAGTTTACCAGAGACACCAATATTTGCTAGAGGGTATTATTATTAGAATTGGCTTTCAagtgtttaattttaattaaaaaaaaaaaaaattgtttcaggtGTGACATTGCTCGAACACCACATCGACGTCCTACAGAACCAACTGTGGGTGGAGGAGGGAGTGTTTCAAGAACAGCACCAAGATCCAGTACAAATGCCCAAAATATGAACTTTGGTTCATCGATTGTTGGAAtcggtaaatattttttgaattacttttttgtcacacctttttttttgtcacacaaaaatctaaaaaaaacatcatgagGACTTTGTTTCTATCTCATAGTTTCATTCATATaaacaaacaagaaaacaatcttatatttattttttttttctcttctttttaaaGGAGCTGGTAACACTCTTACAGGCTGCAGACAGCGAACACTCAGTCAAGCATTACAAACTGGTGAAATGCTACGATTAACTGGTGGTCCGGCCAGAGGATGGTATCCTAAACAAAGATCAATGCGTCCTGCATCTACAGAAAATCTAGATCATTTACATAGAATACAACAATCTTCTTCCATGCGGGCATGGGATGGTACAGCTGGAATGTCCGGTACTGGTAGCAGTCGAAAGCCTCTAACTCTGCCACCAAATTTAACaccaacatttttaaataagtcACCCCGAGAGGCTTTACGTAGGGTGACTAGTCTTCttattaaaaaaggtatttttttttaaactttaataaaaattaataaccaCCCTAATGTGTTTTATAAATAGGCAATACAAAAGAACGTGAAAGTAAAAAGAATAAAGATGCAGTTTCCCCACAATCTGGTGGTCAACAGGGTTTGGATTCTTCCagtaagtttaaaataaatataattttgttttatttactaaCCACTCATACACCATTTACAGAAGTTCTAGCAAAAGAGAGCACATCGAATTTCAATAACAATTTACACAAGTCACAGAAGAAAaaaggatttttcaaaaatttctggaaaaaatCCAAGCACTATTCATTGGatcaataataaattttaaaacaaacaacaacaaaaatttaaacaaaatatatatagtatatatattaattataaataattaaaaaaaaaataatttatacaaaaaaaaaaggatagcaCATAATTTTCTACTACTAATTACTACTACGTACGAAATATCATTAATagcatttaaatgaaaaaaaaaattgaaacttttcggactacatctaaaaaaaaaaaaaccaaaacacacacaaaaaattataaaaatacagtaacataaaatattttatgaaaaccaaaaaaaaaaaaaaaaactcggatgaaagtataatgattttttacaagagAATAGAAAACGactgaaaatttgaaaataataaaaagttttcccaaaaaaaaaaaaaattaaataaaaatgagtaaaatacatttttttaaataaaaaatatatatatatatacctaaatatatatataaaaaaaaatatttaaaacaatagcAATTATTAGATGCACAAatcttttaacttttcaaaaaaaaaaaataaaattaatacgtATACCGTTTTTAcacatgacaaaacaaaaaaaaaaaataaggaaatttttctTCACTccaattatattattaaaatgaaaaaaagcaacaaaaaaaaattacaaacaaaattaacacATAAAACacattatatataaatatatttatttatttttgcacttaTCATCCCTTAACAccctaacaacaaaaaatttataaaacaaacaaaaaacataaacaacaaTAAACATTGTTAATATTGATCATAATAATAATGACGAGAGGCTTATAAGGGGAGAGGAGGTCAAAATTGTGTATGTgctcttttttcttttggagAAGAAGCTGGCATTGTTTTTCGGAttaatttatacatatatttaattttgaaaatgcattgaaaTACGTAAATTGCTTAACGCATCAAATTATGTTTTCCACAAAACAACAACCACAAAagtttctaaaaattatttagcgTTTCCGTTTTTCGTGAAAAATGattatgtacaatgtacatttaTACGTATGGTAATAAAGTACCTATTCTATTGTACTCAGtcactaaataataaaacattgaGGTACACAGGATGGACAACAACTTAGGGCTTTGTTGGTTTCAATTTGACGAATTTCAGAACGAGACTTGGGGCTGCTTTAATTTGACGAATTTTGGGTCGCGATTTGCCCAGTAGGTAAGTGTTTGTGACCATAGAAAAAGACCTTTGCTTTGCTCGATAACCTGTGCTTTGGAGAAATGAAgtgcaaaaatcaaatttaactaCGAGGGGCATTTTTATATGAATACTCTAAAGATACTATGGTGAAAGTGACTTTAAGTCCCAATTTATTCATTCTCCCTTATATATATGTGTTTTGACAGATTTTTCTTTTGTGATGGTTACTCACAATATAGTGGAGAGTAAATAAATTTGAActgaaaaggaacaaaaaagtttacagatccaataaaaaaacaaattaaacaaacataaaattgttttgtaaaagAGCACATTGAAAGCCACGAATTAGTAAAGCAATTCCAATTAAGAATTTTGAAGAATGTGACATAAAGTTATCGAGTACAAGAATTTGCttcgcaaacaaaaaaataggtatTGTAGATGAATTtcgttttattcaaaaaaaaatttaaaaactgaaaaaaaaaaatataaaacagatATTCTATTTAAATTGTATGCTGTATCTCAATTTTTAAGGCTAGTCGCGCACATTTAATTTTTAGTCTCTCAACTGTttggttgaaaaaatgaaatatacgGTCTTGTATGGGCCCCCTCGCACAtgcaaaaactattttatcaCAAACTAAACTAACTGAGATTAAGTAGCAATCCCTCTTCGACCAAATACTGAAAACAAAAAGGTtcgctgctcaactcttttgtttaaattttaaaggagCCTATACTCATCTATTTTATTAACATAcaatcacagaaaaaaatatctatggagttttttttttgttctgaataacaaaaattgaataaatgaattgaattgaacTGTTTCGATTTAGGAATTTTTAGGAAAACggatacattaatttttttcccaacgaatatctaaaaaaaaaaaatacatatttaagcTCTGATCGGAAGTCCTTTTCGTTTACAAACGATACATCGATTAGGTTGAATAGTGGCTTTACGCATTTCAATACGTGATTTAAGGAATACGGTGTTTTTCATACATTCTGTATTTAAAGCCGTCATTAAAAATCGCATTCGAATctcaaaatttccccttttaaATGGCTACTTtgaatttaatggagagtcaataaaatTGGCCTAAATagcaaattgatttaatttatagAAATCCAGTTAATATTAAATTGAAGGGTGTATTTTATTCTCATGGAGTGGGACAAAACTAGAAATCAAGACAAttttcttgagttttttttttggaataagtgAATGTTATGACGGTTTATTTGAATTATCTTATGAAATCTTCAATTTtcccacaatttatttttagaaatgagatgaaatttttaaagtcttTACTgtctttaaattggagaaaaaaaataatttacatgTGTAATGTAATTTTGCTAAGTATAATGTACAAAAGAGGCGATTTTTTATAAGGGGacagttcaaataattttcactGGGAATTATTCCCGAATAAAATGGgggttgaatttaaattttgattgtttccAATTTTTCCACCCCAACTGCACTGCACTTAGAGTGGCCTGTAAGAATTAGAaacctgagaaaaaaaaacaaaaagaaccaTCACAAAAATGTCTATCAAAAGTGACAAGAATTGTGttaatttaggttttttttggtGCTGTGGTTGTTTTGTGGTGCATAAATCTTTCaagcatttttttcattaaatgtttttaaaaagccaaagTCCATCGCTTTCTTTATTgaaatttccaataaaaaaaaaaaaaacaagacaagaACAACCAAcacagaacaaaaacaatatagaAGGATCTTGATAACTTAAATATAATGTAAAGTTGCGATCCCAAAGTTGCAATAAAATTCAGTTCTGTGTTCATATAAATaagccaacaaaaaaataaaaggaaacagAGTTGGCAAATCAGAAGTCTGgtttcacaaaataaaaaaaataataaaacttttcatAGTGAAATATAAAGATGATTCGTttaattctgtttttctttaacataaaaataataagttgggtttaaacaaattaataaaaaacaacaaaagaaaaagataaatcAATTGGCAGCCAAATAATGTAGCAAACCTATGGTATTAAGTAGAAAGTATTATATTGTTGTGAGAATTCACATTTATATTTACACATACATTTAACATTATATAGTATTTTAGaaggaaaaacataaaaaaaaaaaaaacaaaacaaaaaaaacattaacaaataaaaaaataaaaaaacaaaaccaagaaaaaacaactttgatGTGCGTGTGTGTTGTAGAATTTAGTTGCATCGGAGACATACTCTCgtgttattttttcatatatatacaaacatttatatatttttccatttatgcaatttcttaaacaaaaaatatatatctattaaattacaaaaatataattttttttatttaacaacagtaaaagaaaaaaacaaaaaattacttagaaGCTTTGTGAATTGTGGTGATGGTGatgattgaacaaaaaaaaaaaaataaaaatgtacaataacaataaaaacaagaaGTCTAGTCATACTGCtttagtttgtttgttttttttttattttctaattaaatatgttttttttttttaatttgttattatttatctaAC includes the following:
- the LOC129913663 gene encoding uncharacterized protein LOC129913663 isoform X1; amino-acid sequence: MADPCTNPQPNDNDDNAAAQSKSKLEECDDEIPEPIQVLDEILSEFEEPESLPLIQDQGSPLQGNQSEDDGYMSMNGRRTTKVSTPPEQQKFGPVVESNDSGHCESIDIPENHDNKMPNNDSKGEEEDEELVEEKEPAPSSPVESSENNNFTTTTPTVPATVMVNTNGDENNIAKTSPVKVTSQEKLPSEPSISQTTLPKVRTAACIPSKYSSLPCSGAHKLGDRAISSGSFDGERNALGIDISAVHNAVIRGGVARIPETIVNEHPVTIYPGRASPPRSRVPPRTLASSVEKHREVCRNAQQFSNSNDVDIFVTNIPTNTSPLKRLFAATSPLCPNRRVGDRAGAGSDELLLANSSPSFENQQRIIITDSLKNFAKVESSIALKSSNNNAFNDKRRRNHESSTDEEFSDDSLEDQSLPPPPAPPTVPPTPSLSAPATPRKRTSISWEINLDEVDDAGNNIFGSKHKSNSKLNKKPGNRERPEFTSAAVFKPVIERNSTSISESSVTSTSDNGQEPLEAAQHQVQVCSTEDEATSIYSDAEDILPVFPANMVGKGTFIIRKGRKERQQLPELFAIKSTSMHSNLSPECNNSSSSNYNSQSLMIPNSRHSIDLGMSSTSHNHSISRGGEQIRLSPRSRLSLDLGSPTYESTNQHQHFSENRPTFSKTASFEHPSQLLQRPTDYNKIEKDTKSTKNGSEGCLNNMENNGNNYSSGFFSLSNSNPNVSSSSIMRQQAGSGDLHASNATTPRRELAPPLEEDEEQYSESQSGCAPLRQIENNISALLRGDISVARVGDITQQRRSLGFRPGVHKSESAKEMLLSQNAFGPLPPTPTSSSPELVDSDGLPPLPPSPTDVEDNMDSDHITSGIHDMKLHSKPNHFGKYTPDDQTTITTTTTTTTAPQPPAIPPHRSPMPSNTMKARSMDGGYSKKCGKSYGHGSIPGTLPCEMPVCGSTKRNLPGSYSRRTPPTQTTPREESRLQTSCSLPETPIFARGCDIARTPHRRPTEPTVGGGGSVSRTAPRSSTNAQNMNFGSSIVGIGAGNTLTGCRQRTLSQALQTGEMLRLTGGPARGWYPKQRSMRPASTENLDHLHRIQQSSSMRAWDGTAGMSGTGSSRKPLTLPPNLTPTFLNKSPREALRRVTSLLIKKGNTKERESKKNKDAVSPQSGGQQGLDSSSKFKINIILFYLLTTHTPFTEVLAKESTSNFNNNLHKSQKKKGFFKNFWKKSKHYSLDQ
- the LOC129913663 gene encoding uncharacterized protein LOC129913663 isoform X2 produces the protein MADPCTNPQPNDNDDNAAAQSKSKLEECDDEIPEPIQVLDEILSEFEEPESLPLIQDQGSPLQGNQSEDDGYMSMNGRRTTKVSTPPEQQKFGPVVESNDSGHCESIDIPENHDNKMPNNDSKGEEEDEELVEEKEPAPSSPVESSENNNFTTTTPTVPATVMVNTNGDENNIAKTSPVKVTSQEKLPSEPSISQTTLPKVRTAACIPSKYSSLPCSGAHKLGDRAISSGSFDGERNALGIDISAVHNAVIRGGVARIPETIVNEHPVTIYPGRASPPRSRVPPRTLASSVEKHREVCRNAQQFSNSNDVDIFVTNIPTNTSPLKRLFAATSPLCPNRRVGDRAGAGSDELLLANSSPSFENQQRIIITDSLKNFAKVESSIALKSSNNNAFNDKRRRNHESSTDEEFSDDSLEDQSLPPPPAPPTVPPTPSLSAPATPRKRTSISWEINLDEVDDAGNNIFGSKHKSNSKLNKKPGNRERPEFTSAAVFKPVIERNSTSISESSVTSTSDNGQEPLEAAQHQVQVCSTEDEATSIYSDAEDILPVFPANMVGKGTFIIRKGRKERQQLPELFAIKSTSMHSNLSPECNNSSSSNYNSQSLMIPNSRHSIDLGMSSTSHNHSISRGGEQIRLSPRSRLSLDLGSPTYESTNQHQHFSENRPTFSKTASFEHPSQLLQRPTDYNKIEKDTKSTKNGSEGCLNNMENNGNNYSSGFFSLSNSNPNVSSSSIMRQQAGSGDLHASNATTPRRELAPPLEEDEEQYSESQSGCAPLRQIENNISALLRGDISVARVGDITQQRRSLGFRPGVHKSESAKEMLLSQNAFGPLPPTPTSSSPELVDSDGLPPLPPSPTDVEDNMDSDHITSGIHDMKLHSKPNHFGKYTPDDQTTITTTTTTTTAPQPPAIPPHRSPMPSNTMKARSMDGGYSKKCGKSYGHGSIPGTLPCEMPVCGSTKRNLPGSYSRRTPPTQTTPREESRLQTSCSLPETPIFARGCDIARTPHRRPTEPTVGGGGSVSRTAPRSSTNAQNMNFGSSIVGIGAGNTLTGCRQRTLSQALQTGEMLRLTGGPARGWYPKQRSMRPASTENLDHLHRIQQSSSMRAWDGTAGMSGTGSSRKPLTLPPNLTPTFLNKSPREALRRVTSLLIKKGNTKERESKKNKDAVSPQSGGQQGLDSSKVLAKESTSNFNNNLHKSQKKKGFFKNFWKKSKHYSLDQ
- the LOC129913663 gene encoding uncharacterized protein LOC129913663 isoform X3; the protein is MADPCTNPQPNDNDDNAAAQSKSKLEECDDEIPEPIQVLDEILSEFEEPESLPLIQDQGSPLQGNQSEDDGYMSMNGRRTTKVSTPPEQQKFGPVVESNDSGHCESIDIPENHDNKMPNNDSKGEEEDEELVEEKEPAPSSPVESSENNNFTTTTPTVPATVMVNTNGDENNIAKTSPVKVTSQEKLPSEPSISQTTLPKVRTAACIPSKYSSLPCSGAHKLGDRAISSGSFDGERNALGIDISAVHNAVIRGGVARIPETIVNEHPVTIYPGRASPPRSRVPPRTLASSVEKHREVCRNAQQFSNSNDVDIFVTNIPTNTSPLKRLFAATSPLCPNRRVGDRAGAGSDELLLANSSPSFENQQRIIITDSLKNFAKVESSIALKSSNNNAFNDKRRRNHESSTDEEFSDDSLEDQSLPPPPAPPTVPPTPSLSAPATPRKRTSISWEINLDEVDDAGNNIFGSKHKSNSKLNKKPGNRERPEFTSAAVFKPVIERNSTSISESSVTSTSDNGQEPLEAAQHQVQVCSTEDEATSIYSDAEDILPVFPANMVGKGTFIIRKGRKERQQLPELFAIKSTSMHSNLSPECNNSSSSNYNSQSLMIPNSRHSIDLGMSSTSHNHSISRGGEQIRLSPRSRLSLDLGSPTYESTNQHQHFSENRPTFSKTASFEHPSQLLQRPTDYNKIEKDTKSTKNGSEGCLNNMENNGNNYSSGFFSLSNSNPNVSSSSIMRQQAGSGDLHASNATTPRRELAPPLEEDEEQYSESQSGCAPLRQIENNISALLRGDISVARDSDGLPPLPPSPTDVEDNMDSDHITSGIHDMKLHSKPNHFGKYTPDDQTTITTTTTTTTAPQPPAIPPHRSPMPSNTMKARSMDGGYSKKCGKSYGHGSIPGTLPCEMPVCGSTKRNLPGSYSRRTPPTQTTPREESRLQTSCSLPETPIFARGCDIARTPHRRPTEPTVGGGGSVSRTAPRSSTNAQNMNFGSSIVGIGAGNTLTGCRQRTLSQALQTGEMLRLTGGPARGWYPKQRSMRPASTENLDHLHRIQQSSSMRAWDGTAGMSGTGSSRKPLTLPPNLTPTFLNKSPREALRRVTSLLIKKGNTKERESKKNKDAVSPQSGGQQGLDSSSKFKINIILFYLLTTHTPFTEVLAKESTSNFNNNLHKSQKKKGFFKNFWKKSKHYSLDQ